ATACTCCTCTAGCTGTCTGCCTGTTCATCAGCTTTATGTTCTTTGCAGATTGTGATGTGTGACATGACTGACCGTACCCCCCTTTGTTGTGGTCTTCACGACAGACTTTTCATTCAGCAGATCTTCTggcttcttctccttctccttggcTGCATCCCCCCACTAGCTGGTTGTCCCTAAGGCACTCTCTgactcttctctgtctccttcccacACTCAGCTTGATCTTCATTATCACCTGAGCAGGTGTCCCCCAAATCTGTTTATTGGCCCCTCTGTTCCTCCCTGAACTTCAGTCTTGATTACCATCTGCctatttaatatttcaaattgAATGTCTCACAAGCTTCTCAAACTCAGCCTGCCAAAACTTCATCTTCAGAGCCTTTCCCAtttccaaacttttaaaaaaattatttaagttgAGGTGCCGCCATCCCTGAATCACTCATGTCGGCAGCCACAGCATCAGCCTGAACCCCgcactcctcccccccccctatCGATTTGCCAGATCTCGGGCCACTAACAAACCCACCTATAAACGTAGGCCCCTGCCTCTTCCCCCTGATTTAACAGTCACCTCTATGCTGATGATGACCCTCAGATCTGTCCTCCTGCCTGGTCTCTCTGCAGACCTCCATCCTCGCCTCTCCAGCTGCCTCTGTCATCTCATGTCCAGCAGATATCTTAACTTGTGCAAAACAGAACTTAGTGTCTTTAGTCCTCCCCTCCTTCTCTGGCTCAAATGGTGACCCTCTCAGCTcgatctctccccttcccctccccaagactgGTGGATTTCACCTGGACAAGTGTATCTCTACTTTGCTCCCTGACAGTGCTGCTAGCCTGGTACCCGCCCTCCCCACTCCCAACTAACACCAGCGTGGCTGCCAATCTCTTTCGTATTCCAGACTATCCTCCCTCTATCCACccattatctatccatccatcctctATCATCTTCCTATTTATATCTATCATATCTTTATACACACATGTGTCTGACCCTGTCATAATCCCCTCTCCCACTCACCCCCCCCTCCACTCACTaatctccagtggctccctatggcCTTCCAAAGCAAAGTGAGGACATGGTTGGGTGTCCAGAACTCTGCGTGACCTAGCCTCTTCTCCCTCTTGGTCTCATCACACCTTGCTCCTTGACCACGCCTCCTGGCCTCCCAAGCCTCAAACATTCTCGCTCCTCGGCTCCAACTTCTACCCCCAACTTCTTCTGAGTCTCAGCTACAGTCCCACCTCtatctacaggaagccttcccccaccccctcttcaGTTTGTGTTTTCCCTCTTCAAATTATTTCCTATCGCTCTTTATATCACTCACTTTGTGATCATGGTTTGCTGCTTATCGTCTCCTCCGTgagattgtaagctttttgagggcagggaccgtcctttgttctttttgcatcctctgtgcttagcacagtgcctggcacacagtaggcatttaagaagtgggtttttttaaatcaaggtagaaacagaaagaacaataaaatgagaTTGGATGCTTTGTAGTGATACTGAGGAAGCTGAATCCCAAATGAACTAGTACATAGGCCCTACATACTGCACAGGCTGTCAGACATGATTGCAGTATTGGTTCTGTTGaagtatttgattttcttttttaaccacCATTCCAACGGAAGGCTCCTTGGATAGGAAAAGGGCATAGTCATAGTAAATGTGACATAAGAACAAAAAgcacaaattaaaaacaatggcTTGGGGTTGGGATACTTTTATATTCTTGAAATTACTTACTGCAATAATGTACATGATTAATTAATTTGCTTAATTCTTCTGAATAGACTGGACTATGGACAGAACTTAAAAAGATTGAGACAAATTTCTTAAAGCCACTGCACACAGGACTTAATATGTCAAAGGCACATTATGAAGCAGaaattaagaacaaaaaagagaCCAGACGAGGTTAGTGGCTTATGTTTCTACCACCTGTTTAGGATCTCAAGTTCAaacaaatttttatattcaagcaAAGATAAGAATATTAGGCTATATTTAACTCAGGCCAACAGGGAGTCAAATCATtgcattccttctattttttttcctttagctatGACTAAGATTGTTCTTGGTTTTGGCCCAGTGGCTGTACAAGTTGGTTTACTCTTTACACCCTTCCCTTTACATTAAATTTGTTCTTATTCAACTTCAACAAAAACACTTGGTACAACTCAAGGTGAGTGCTTATTTCTGCAGTTCAAAAATCTTTTCCATCAATCTTTTTTTGATGAGCAGAAAGCAACACATGTACATTTGGATATCATCACACTTTGAATATTGTCTATTTttatgcaaaatttaaaattaaacttagCTGGTTTCTGAGAATTTAAGTTAACATTTTCAACAATATTATTGCTTCAGCATGGTCTTCATAGTATCTGTACAACAGCATTTATATTCACAATACTAGATATTTCTATATTCTAAAAGTAGAATCAGTAATTCTCTTTATATTAAcaaattttatgattctgatAATTTGACAAGTTTTTAgatttagttagtttttttttaattgttaaattatCAGAACTATTTAAAATGTTACTGTTTTCTATATTTTCCAAAAACTCAAAGCAATACactaatacataatatattatcaactgtgtggacttttttttaaatataatttaaaattttgctttacaGCAATGGTTTTCTTCAAATATTACATCAGTAGGCCCATGGTAATTTGCCCATAatttaaatgatattaaaaagaaaacattttctagtgAATAACAAAAGTGGCACTTGAAATTATTGGTGAAAACTACAATGAGTTTAATTGACTGACAAATGATGATTGCCACTTTCTTCTGTTACAGAATCTCATAATCCTAACAACACTCCTAAAAATATTTGTTCAGTAATGGTCGGTGGAGAGAAGATGCCTGACATTCCTAACATGACTCCTGAAATGCAACTTCAGGTGAatagggttttgttttggttttttaagtaaattaatttgttttgttttattgctgtTGTCATTTTTAAGGGCCTTGTGTTGTCAGTAATGTtcatttttcttgacattttagGTTCTCCATTCAGCACTTTTCACATTTGATTTAATAGAAAGTGTTCTGGCCCGGGTAGAAGAACTCATTGAACTGAAAACAAAACCTACATCTGAAGAAACATCGAGACTGAAATAAAGCCTCCTGCCTGAAGAGCTAGAGCAGCTGTTGAAACAGCAAAACCaattttgttcattctttgtgGAGACCTTTTTACTTTAAtgtcctttttaaagaaatttgtttGGTTCTTAGGCACTTGCTGCTAGAAAATAAATGCTgctattctccttttcctttgtgGCTTGTTTATCTTATTAGAGAGTTGTGGTATTCTGTTAGTTTAAAACATGtttaccaaaaaataaattaCCTTAAATTGACAGTAAACTGTATTCTGGCAATAAGTAGGAAGTTTGGAAAGTTGGGCAAAAAATAAGATAGATTTGTGTATCATTTTAAATTCTGAAGTCTGAGACCATTCACAAGGAGTTTTGTGTGGGAGAGCAGCTTAGGCACAGTAAAAGTCCTGCAGTTTCTCAAATAGAAGTGTCCCCTTCCCTATGGACAGGTATTCCAAATGTACATGAGATCCTGACTGTAGGTATATGTTGGATAAGTAGGCtgatttcctttatttaaatGGGTCTCGGTGAAGGTGCTCTATGATCTTCTGGGCCTTGATGCAATGAACACAATATCATCCAAAGAAGAGCACCTGGAGAACCGCTGATGgcctgactgattgattgattggaatAATACTACATCCCTTGGATATCATGCTACATTATTCTGAATGGATCTGTTAAATAACTCACCTTATACTTGAGTGTgatcatttttaaatgcttaggTCCCTATTTTTATGTGAACAAAATGAGATGAACTTTGCTTTGAGGAAAATAGTCAGGTTTTAATAATACTAATTCATATTAGGAATCACAACCCAGTTGTATTTTCTGAAGTGTTTTCCAAACAGGACTTTGCTCTATAATCTGGGCTTTGGCCATAATCATCCTGTACTGAATGTTGTCAGTATATGGTTTACCAGtactctggaaaaagaaaaaaaaaaaaagaagaaaaaaaaccaactatTATTTACCCAAACACAGAAACATtattatcagaagaaaaaaattactgctGTCATGTCACCTGCAAACATTCCAATCATGCAGCAGGAAAACATTCTGCTTATGgcttaattgataaatggaatCTGGAACAAGTAGAGGCAATTAATGTCTCATTAATGGGTGGGTGTCTATTTCCCTGGAAATGAAACCTGCCTGGTAGAAAGATCACTGGCCTGAGAGGGGACCCTACTAAAGAACAAGACTCTGGCTTTGAATGAAGATGTATCTGCTGCTTACCTTGGCTATGGTGGTCATAAGTTTGACAGCGTCTAATGGGTTGTGGACTGGAACGATGCGTAAATTATCACCCAGGAATCTACAAAACAACTTCTAAGGGTTACTCACTGCTAGCTGGTGGTTGTCTAAAATGGGAGGGCTGGGGAAGAGTGGCCAGCTGCCATCCAGCCTTTCCAGAAGGTGAGAAGAGGTGGGGTGGGCCTGGGAGTCTAGCACATTGTTCGTTTTACTGCATTAAGTGGGCATGGAGAGGAAAGGTTTTTCCTGTTCCTGGAGCTGCTCGGCACACTCTGCAGACAGGATTTAGCTGGAAATATCTGGAGCGACAGGGAGGGCCCCAGGATGGCAGAAGGGCTGTCACACTGATTCACCCAGCCACATTCTGCACAAGTCCCATTAAAAGGACAGTGACATGAGGAGTTTTATCCTCCAGTGAATTTTCTTTAGATAAGCAAACCTAAATTCACCTGCCCTATTAAAAGctctgggaggaggagagagCTTCGGTGCATCTGGGAAGGGATGAGACCTGGTGTTACCTCTGCTGAATCCTGTACATCAGCTTCCATTCTCCAGGGCCGTGGAGGGCTGCGGAGAGGGCCAAAAAGCTGTTCCGGTGGATCTTCATGAACTTCTCAATCTTGGCCCAAAGGGTTTCCTCAGATATCATCAAACAGTCCTGGGTTTCAAGCAGTAAAAACGCAACCCCTGAGAGGAGTAAATATACCATAAACAGCAGTTTGTTAATAGCCAAAACACAGAACCCAAAAAGATGCCCAGGTTTCAAGGGCACAAAGTTCTGGAGCAATGGTCGCCCTAACAAAATGGTGGCAGAACAAAGTAATCTAGACCATTCTAGGAATCTCTTTTTTCTGGACTATTTGTCTCGGCCAAGTCCCCTCGCTCCAGGTCACAGCTACCCCTTTTTAGAGCTGATCCTGggtgtctagcacagtgccttctaTGCCATTCCTACGTCTAGATATTAAGcttctgagaaagaaaagtgacTTTGGATGTCTCCTTTTgaggaataatatgaaattagCTTGCTAATAACATTTCCTGGCTCTGTAATTATTTTGCCTTGTTAAAGCAagaatttttccacattttttaaaacttagataactttgattatcaTTATGAAAAAATCTACAAAAAGGGTTTGTAATCTTTGTGTATCAAGTATGATTTTTGTACTACGATTTCTCACACACTGTATTGCACAATGACTTTATTTTCTGCTAACATATTTTATATCAACAAGAACCAGTTTATCAGCAAATATACTAtaccagaaagagaaaaaataatggatCCAGGTTCTACTGAATTTGAATAACGAACTTTGTGATTCTCATTTTTTAAGATAGCTGCAACTTCATGACtctacaaaaatggaaaaaaaaaacatcagaagtatgcatgtgtttttaaaaagcaatttttcatACTATTAACAGCAACCCAAAATGaatcattataataaaatatacattttaattttttaaattaaaaaagaacagCAACAGTTTTGTTCTCTACTTGATTTCTATGCACTTATAAGTCTTTTACATAGTGGTAATCAGATTATATCttaattctgcttgttttgtaactatctttttaattttcttggcaTTTTTCATGGttgtcatttcatattttttttttttttaatggggacagaagatggaagaaagacTCAGACCTACAATTTCATTGTTAAAGAAAACTTCCATTATGGAAGTTTCCTCCAACAATGCAGATTTAAGATAATTAAATCTCATTAAGTAAAATTAATATCATTTGTTGTCTTAAGAAAATTAGCTGGGtcactgaaagattaagtgagttgtccTTGGTCACAGACTTTGCTGGGGTCAGAAGACTCTTGAAAGTCTTACTCATTACATTCAGCCTCTTATCATTTTAAATGTGGCACAATgaaattccattatattaatatgccacaatttatttagcccttCTCCAGTACTATAACATGAAAACTACttctaattattttcataattacaaataaagctaaaattaatattttttcacagATTGGATTTTTACTCTTAATAACCCCAGATTACCAAAAAAACTGTTCAAAAAAGTTTCAGTGGTTCAgttttaacaatattttaacaGTGTCTTTCTCTATATCCATACTGAcatcaaatatttcctttttttaaacttttagctAATTTGGTGAACTTTAAATGGCACCACAAACAAGTATACTTCAAACAAATACACTTCAGCTCATTAGAGTTTGGCCAGtatgaattattaaaatttttgttttctttgagaattCTTATTCATGTTCTTTAATCATTCCTCTATTAGGGAGAAATCTTGTTAAATAGTGTTAGTTCTTTATAAATTCCACATGCTGATTTTTATTGGAAACACAACTTCCtctaaattttttcatttctttttctttctttttctctcttttttttttttggctgaggcaattgagattaagtgactttgcccaaggtcccacagccagtgttaagtgtctgaggtcacatttgaactcaggtcctcctgacttcaggactggtgctctatccactgcatcactagctgccccttcactttctttttcttttgaatagaatgttttattttatttaaactggGAAAGCCCCTTTCCAAGCAAATGCAACTATTTTTaatccatttctttcatttttccatataataATTTAGCAATGACAAAGGCCACTCATTTAGAAAAGATGACCATGAAAGAGGAGGCCGTCTGGGAGTTCTCAGGGAGTGGTGCGCTTTCTCAGTGAAGCCTAAGGCAAGGTTCTCAGCTGAAAGAAGGTGGAGAGGAGGCCTGGGGAAGTTTAACGAAGGAGAAGGTCTGGAGGAGAACCCTGTGCTTGGGGAAGTGTGAAAGGATTTGCCCTGAGCCAGGGAGGGTCCAGCTGAGGTG
The Sminthopsis crassicaudata isolate SCR6 chromosome 4, ASM4859323v1, whole genome shotgun sequence genome window above contains:
- the C4H1orf146 gene encoding protein SPO16 homolog isoform X1 yields the protein MVFRKPGPPSFYQRPNWGWRRRRHPRDSESHEVAAILKNENHKVRYSNSVEPGSIIFSLSGVAFLLLETQDCLMISEETLWAKIEKFMKIHRNSFLALSAALHGPGEWKLMYRIQQRFLGDNLRIVPVHNPLDAVKLMTTIAKSTGKPYTDNIQYRMIMAKAQIIEQSPVWKTLQKIQLGCDS
- the C4H1orf146 gene encoding protein SPO16 homolog isoform X2; the protein is MAESNGKEKVKWITTIIMSSSLQSHEVAAILKNENHKVRYSNSVEPGSIIFSLSGVAFLLLETQDCLMISEETLWAKIEKFMKIHRNSFLALSAALHGPGEWKLMYRIQQRFLGDNLRIVPVHNPLDAVKLMTTIAKSTGKPYTDNIQYRMIMAKAQIIEQSPVWKTLQKIQLGCDS